DNA from Tripterygium wilfordii isolate XIE 37 chromosome 4, ASM1340144v1, whole genome shotgun sequence:
TTTGTTTTACTTAACAAAGATTGTTGCTCTGAATTGCGATCACAATTTTCTCAATTCAGCTGCTCTAAGTTTGGGCTGTGTAGCGAGAAGAACTTCAAGGAGCCAGCGAAATAACAATTTGAGGTGTTACCTTGGTGTCAACACTCAAGAGCCACCCTGTTTTTCTCCCACTATGCTAGTGAAGTCCACCCAAGGAAATCATGCAGCCAATTCACAGTGCATGCCTAGCTCTACACATTTCCCAAAACAGATGGTATTTAATTCAGTTAATCCCAGCTCTAATTCACATAATCTTGTTGCGCAGAGAAATACTTGCACTGTTAACAAAATTCCATTCGTACACAATCTTGTTTCTCCGGTGGGGAATAATCAATGCCTACCAATGGAAACTTATCCTCGCTCCAACTTGTATTCAGTTTACCCCTTGTACTATGGAAATCACTTCCAGTTGGAAGAAAGCCAGCCTGGCTCTGAAATTCTTGCTAAACTGATTTCTAGTTCTATGGAGCCTGCCAAGATGGATGCAACCAAAAACCAATTCTCCTGCAATATGGATGATTCGATCAACATCAGTCGAACAGACATTAGGTGTATTCCTGCAAAACCTCGTGAGGTCGGATGTGATTTGTCATTGAGGTTGGGCCCCTTCTTTACTCCCTCTGGTGCTGCGAGCAAGCAGTCGCCTGAGGTCGCGTATGTTGGTCATGGTTATTCTCAAGAGAGGGTTAATTACAATGATCTGACTCCTCAAATGCGTAAGGAGTTGCCTTTCTACACAAAAGGCAATTTGGATGTTCCAAAAGACCTATTTTCTGCTAATTGGAGTTTTGAGGGTGAATTTGTAGATCAAGAGGCGGCAATAAGAAAGGGGAAGGCGGTTTTCCTTCAACCCGAGGAGGATCAGCAATTTTGTTGGCAACCAAGGCATCCTTTTCCGCGttaaagttataaaaaaaaaaaagaaagtg
Protein-coding regions in this window:
- the LOC119996083 gene encoding uncharacterized protein LOC119996083; protein product: MPRPGPRPYECVRRAWHSDRHKTIRGSLIQEIFRVVDEIHSAATKKNKEWQEKLPIVVLKVEEIMYSKANSETEYMDFKTLWDRANDAINTIIRLDESTETGQFLQPCIEAALSLGCVARRTSRSQRNNNLRCYLGVNTQEPPCFSPTMLVKSTQGNHAANSQCMPSSTHFPKQMVFNSVNPSSNSHNLVAQRNTCTVNKIPFVHNLVSPVGNNQCLPMETYPRSNLYSVYPLYYGNHFQLEESQPGSEILAKLISSSMEPAKMDATKNQFSCNMDDSINISRTDIRCIPAKPREVGCDLSLRLGPFFTPSGAASKQSPEVAYVGHGYSQERVNYNDLTPQMRKELPFYTKGNLDVPKDLFSANWSFEGEFVDQEAAIRKGKAVFLQPEEDQQFCWQPRHPFPR